From Methanosarcina lacustris Z-7289, one genomic window encodes:
- a CDS encoding energy-coupling factor ABC transporter substrate-binding protein — translation MSRKLEIIVFTIILIFAAQFFYMSSTTDAEYGGADDKPEGVIEEITGGTYKPIAEPIWEPPSGEIESLLFGLQAAIGAGIIGYFLGYYRAKNNYGNKLEYKDKKKLESDRNSL, via the coding sequence ATGAGCAGGAAACTTGAAATTATAGTATTTACCATCATCCTTATTTTTGCAGCTCAGTTCTTTTATATGTCTTCTACTACGGACGCAGAATATGGCGGAGCTGACGACAAACCTGAAGGTGTAATTGAGGAAATAACAGGTGGAACTTACAAGCCCATTGCAGAACCTATCTGGGAACCACCAAGCGGGGAAATTGAAAGCCTGCTTTTCGGCCTTCAGGCAGCCATAGGTGCAGGGATTATCGGATACTTCTTAGGGTATTACAGAGCCAAAAACAACTATGGAAACAAGCTCGAATACAAAGACAAGAAAAAATTAGAAAGTGACAGAAATTCCCTCTAA
- the cbiQ gene encoding cobalt ECF transporter T component CbiQ, with translation MTNILDDYALMSPLRHRNNWLKLAVVLFGLLVGVSSTSPIAPFFIALCMSFTTVALGKAPLKLYLKLLLAPLGFAFTGVIIIAFFSGSGQELLSFKLIGYLFSIKADGLELALLVLSRTISGMCCLYLLALTTPMIELFAVLKASRLPASFIELSMLIYRYIFVFMDMALCIKYAQTVRLGYSNFRRSIYSMGMLGSTLFIRSWEQGDKLFLAMNSRCYDGKMTFFEVHRPVSATELLLTSTYFLSTLALFYFTKNISII, from the coding sequence ATGACCAATATTCTTGATGATTATGCACTTATGAGCCCTCTCAGGCACCGGAACAACTGGTTGAAACTAGCAGTAGTTCTTTTCGGGCTGCTTGTAGGAGTCTCTTCCACATCCCCCATCGCCCCTTTTTTCATAGCCCTTTGCATGAGCTTTACAACAGTTGCTCTCGGCAAAGCGCCCTTAAAATTATACCTGAAACTTCTTCTCGCCCCACTGGGTTTTGCATTCACAGGAGTGATTATCATTGCTTTCTTCTCAGGTTCGGGGCAGGAACTTCTATCCTTCAAACTCATAGGTTATCTCTTCTCAATAAAGGCAGACGGACTTGAACTTGCTCTCCTGGTTCTTTCAAGAACCATAAGCGGGATGTGTTGCCTTTATCTCCTTGCATTGACAACCCCTATGATAGAACTCTTTGCCGTGCTCAAGGCTTCCAGACTTCCGGCATCCTTTATAGAGCTGTCAATGCTGATCTACCGCTACATTTTCGTCTTTATGGACATGGCCCTTTGCATTAAGTATGCCCAGACCGTAAGGTTAGGTTACTCCAACTTCAGGCGTTCCATTTATTCCATGGGAATGCTTGGAAGCACACTTTTTATTAGGTCCTGGGAGCAAGGAGATAAACTCTTCCTTGCCATGAATTCAAGGTGCTATGACGGAAAAATGACTTTTTTCGAAGTACACAGGCCTGTAAGTGCAACAGAATTGCTTTTAACTTCTACTTACTTTCTTTCGACTCTTGCACTATTTTATTTTACAAAAAACATATCCATCATTTGA
- a CDS encoding energy-coupling factor ABC transporter ATP-binding protein, translated as MIILETRGLKYTYPDGTAAVQGINIEIKKGKKIAFVGQNGSGKSTLFLLLNGTLKPQEGEILFHGAPIKYNSKSLREIRKSVGIVFQNADDQIFAPTVYQDVAFGPANLGHSKERVETCVQQALEQVGLSNLKDKPPHHLSGGQKKRVAIAGVMAMEPEVIILDEPLSNLDPVGADEILDLLNEFNQFGSTIIISTHDVDLAYRWSDYVYLMSNSKLIGQGTPVEVFKELELLKKTGLRQPTTLEIYHEIERRGLAYGKNSPKTIPDLVNTLKPLDLMWVDVPPGVREGDNLNLGVMYGEYATQSPYEAINATVLHIHPDGRAIVELKRKGIKAGGVLLYDTDSYSLPEVRQILKDGEIAFVGAMGKKSKNLAEQDGIRLDVTTGVIDKSILMALCGKRCLILTTGGMVDHALKRTREYVEKSGIEFTVGVVNREGGCKWTEEEDSNPEVLEI; from the coding sequence ATGATTATTCTTGAGACCAGGGGCCTTAAATACACATACCCGGACGGGACTGCAGCTGTCCAGGGAATAAACATCGAGATCAAAAAAGGAAAAAAGATTGCCTTTGTAGGGCAAAACGGCTCCGGAAAGTCCACACTTTTCCTGCTCCTGAACGGGACCTTAAAGCCACAAGAAGGTGAAATCCTCTTCCATGGAGCCCCTATTAAGTATAATTCAAAGTCTCTCCGGGAAATCCGGAAATCCGTAGGAATTGTTTTTCAGAATGCCGATGACCAGATCTTTGCCCCCACGGTGTATCAAGATGTAGCTTTCGGGCCGGCAAACCTGGGGCATTCAAAAGAAAGGGTCGAGACCTGCGTACAGCAAGCCCTTGAGCAGGTAGGACTTTCCAACTTGAAGGACAAGCCTCCCCACCATCTGAGTGGAGGACAGAAAAAGAGGGTTGCAATTGCAGGGGTTATGGCAATGGAACCCGAGGTAATCATTCTGGACGAACCCCTCTCAAACCTTGATCCGGTGGGTGCGGATGAAATACTGGATCTGCTCAACGAATTTAACCAATTCGGAAGTACGATAATAATTTCCACTCACGATGTAGACCTGGCTTACCGCTGGTCTGACTATGTGTACCTCATGTCAAACAGCAAACTTATAGGGCAGGGGACACCTGTCGAGGTCTTCAAAGAGCTGGAGCTTCTTAAAAAAACAGGTCTGCGCCAGCCCACTACCCTTGAGATTTATCATGAAATTGAGAGAAGAGGGCTTGCATACGGCAAAAATTCCCCTAAAACCATACCTGACCTTGTCAACACTTTAAAGCCACTTGACCTGATGTGGGTTGATGTCCCTCCCGGAGTCCGGGAAGGCGACAACCTGAATCTCGGGGTTATGTATGGGGAATATGCGACCCAGTCTCCTTATGAAGCGATTAATGCCACGGTCCTGCATATCCACCCTGACGGCAGGGCTATTGTTGAGCTGAAGCGCAAAGGGATCAAAGCCGGAGGAGTTCTGCTTTACGATACCGACAGCTATTCCCTGCCAGAAGTCAGGCAGATCCTGAAAGATGGAGAAATTGCCTTCGTGGGGGCAATGGGCAAGAAAAGTAAGAATCTTGCCGAACAGGACGGAATCCGACTGGATGTTACCACAGGCGTTATAGACAAGTCGATCCTGATGGCACTCTGCGGAAAACGCTGCCTTATCCTCACAACAGGCGGGATGGTGGACCATGCCCTGAAAAGGACCCGGGAATATGTAGAAAAAAGCGGGATAGAGTTTACTGTGGGCGTGGTTAACAGGGAAGGCGGATGTAAGTGGACTGAAGAAGAGGATAGCAACCCTGAAGTGCTTGAGATATAA